In Passer domesticus isolate bPasDom1 chromosome 1, bPasDom1.hap1, whole genome shotgun sequence, one DNA window encodes the following:
- the LOC135303819 gene encoding tubulin beta-1 chain: MREIVHIQAGQCGNQIGAKFWEVISDEHGIDPTGSYHGDSELQLERINVYYNEAAGNKYVPRAILVDLEPGTMDSVRSGPFGQIFRPDNFVFGQSGAGNNWAKGHYTEGAELVDSVLDVVRKESESCDCLQGFQLTHSLGGGTGSGMGTLLISKIREEYPDRIMNTFSVMPSPKVSDTVVEPYNATLSVHQLVENTDETYCIDNEALYDICFRTLKLTTPTYGDLNHLVSATMSGVTTCLRFPGQLNADLRKLAVNMVPFPRLHFFMPGFAPLTSRGSQQYRALTVPELTQQMFDSKNMMAACDPRHGRYLTVAAIFRGRMSMKEVDEQMLNVQNKNSSYFVEWIPNNVKTAVCDIPPRGLKMSATFIGNSTAIQELFKRISEQFTAMFRRKAFLHWYTGEGMDEMEFTEAESNMNDLVSEYQQYQDATADEQGEFEEEGEEDEA, translated from the exons ATGCGTGAGATCGTGCACATCCAGGCCGGGCAGTGCGGCAACCAGATTGGCGCCAAG TTCTGGGAGGTCATCAGCGATGAGCATGGCATTGATCCCACGGGCAGCTACCACGGGGAcagtgagctgcagctggagaggatCAACGTCTACTACAATGAGGCTGCGG GTAACAAGTACGTCCCCCGTGCCATCCTCGTGGACCTGGAACCCGGCACCATGGACTCCGTGCGCTCCGGCCCCTTTGGACAGATCTTCCGTCCCGACAACTTTGTCTTTG GTCAGAGCGGGGCCGGCAACAACTGGGCCAAGGGGCACTACACGGAAGGCGCCGAGCTGGTGGACTCTGTGCTGGACGTGGTGAGGAAGGAGTCGGAGAGCTGTGACTGCCTGCAGGGCTTCCAGCTGACCCACTCGCTGGGCGGAGGCACGGGCTCCGGCATGGGCACCCTCCTGATCAGCAAGATCCGCGAAGAGTACCCCGACCGCATCATGAACACCTTCAGCGTGATGCCCTCGCCCAAGGTGTCGGACACGGTGGTGGAGCCCTACAACGCCACCCTCTCTGTGCACCAGCTGGTGGAGAACACGGACGAGACCTACTGCATCGACAACGAGGCCCTGTATGACATTTGCTTCCGCACCCTGAAGCTGACCACTCCCACCTACGGGGACCTCAACCACCTGGTGTCGGCCACCATGAGCGGCGTGACCACCTGCCTTCGCTTCCCCGGCCAGCTGAACGCCGACCTGCGCAAGCTGGCGGTCAACATGGTGCCTTTCCCGCGGCTGCACTTCTTCATGCCGGGCTTCGCCCCGCTGACCAGCCGCGGCAGCCAGCAGTACCGCGCCCTGACGGTGCCCGAGCTGACGCAGCAGATGTTCGACTCCAAGAACATGATGGCCGCCTGCGACCCCCGCCACGGCCGCTACCTGACGGTGGCCGCCATCTTCCGGGGCCGCATGTCCATGAAGGAGGTGGACGAGCAGATGCTCAACGTGCAGAACAAGAACAGCAGCTACTTTGTGGAGTGGATCCCCAACAACGTCAAGACGGCCGTCTGCGACATCCCCCCGCGCGGCCTCAAGATGTCCGCCACCTTCATCGGCAACAGCACGGCCATCCAGGAGCTCTTCAAGAGGATCTCGGAGCAGTTCACGGCCATGTTCCGGCGCAAGGCCTTCCTGCACTGGTACACCGGCGAGGGCATGGATGAAATGGAGTTCACGGAGGCCGAGAGCAACATGAACGACCTGGTCTCTGAATACCAGCAATACCAGGATGCCACTGCTGATGAGCAGGGCGAgtttgaagaggaaggagaggaggatgAGGCTTAA